The Pseudomonas sp. HR96 genome includes a region encoding these proteins:
- a CDS encoding GntR family transcriptional regulator → MILNLRDSKLNISNAFDVDYNLCKYNREDIFNFLNAAINSGRLPPGTRLPQEYLAKIFGVSRMPVREAMRQLELEGFIVSTRFYGTIVSGHIYDVAAEAHALRIILEPHIIGGVINRVDLLAEEVFPEHFSLGGLEYEVSISAYRNFCISLYSLSDSPYLRAIAMDELEKSIILLGSYLSGEQNFSCLEYSVNELIKNIKQRDKTNAIEQWRAHLFAMCKENFP, encoded by the coding sequence ATGATATTAAATCTGCGAGACAGTAAGTTAAATATTTCAAATGCCTTCGACGTGGATTATAATCTGTGCAAGTACAACAGAGAAGATATATTTAATTTCTTAAATGCCGCCATCAATTCTGGCCGCTTGCCTCCCGGAACTAGATTGCCCCAAGAGTATCTGGCGAAAATATTTGGGGTCAGCCGAATGCCGGTACGAGAAGCTATGAGGCAATTGGAGCTTGAAGGGTTTATAGTATCCACTAGATTTTATGGAACGATTGTCAGTGGTCATATATACGACGTGGCTGCAGAGGCTCATGCACTAAGAATCATACTTGAGCCCCACATAATAGGCGGAGTAATCAATAGGGTTGATTTATTGGCAGAAGAGGTTTTTCCGGAACATTTTTCTTTGGGTGGTTTGGAATACGAAGTTTCAATATCAGCATATCGAAATTTTTGTATCTCATTGTACAGCCTATCCGATTCTCCTTATTTGCGTGCAATAGCAATGGATGAGCTTGAAAAGTCAATAATTTTACTAGGGAGTTATTTATCAGGTGAGCAAAACTTTTCTTGCCTCGAATACTCTGTGAACGAGTTAATAAAAAATATAAAACAGCGCGACAAAACAAATGCTATAGAGCAGTGGAGGGCTCATCTTTTTGCCATGTGTAAAGAAAATTTTCCTTGA
- a CDS encoding bifunctional diguanylate cyclase/phosphodiesterase → MFDASLINRELEKKTSVASFSEHLELRYQSDIHIARRRHLILCMILGGFTFGSFSFWTIFINPDQFLSASLQMLGTCIPSTLFGVLLLRRLSERWREYISMVPSYTGFIVAYNVVINGEQPASGEQSLFMFCWPLMLIYVNTCMKSPFKIALLYNIFCLALTGWGVHAAPISLSAGGLIMTAIGSSSFFSLLGNYWSNAEARRNYLYWLREETRALSLTDANSDLQRLSETDALTGLANRRQIQPQLDELTAKHLNEESEGAVLLIDIDHFKRYNDHYGHLVGDECLKTVSAALSGCLTAPCSIARFGGEEFIAVLPETSHDEARKIAHRILQTIREQEIAHLGRTDGLSIITVSIGLAHSASSELTDATSLLDQADKALYRAKRAGRNRLEDTGFIFSLNGEALLTPEDIREALATEQFELHYQPLYQLEPYQLIGYESLIRWRHPKLGTVPPDLFIAMAERSGLINAIGDWVLNKACQQASLWHDTVHISVNLSPIQLLNNNFPMKVAEALLYHGLAGHRLILELTEGAPLLIDDQIVSTVLGIRNLGVRLALDDFGQGHANLSYLLKLPFQSLKVDREILRMNDQTQREQVLEALLKLGHALGLKVLAEGVETAEDLELLHRLGYDQAQGYYLGRPQPDTFSCSALPPTQSLAPSRHLHMVTIK, encoded by the coding sequence ATGTTTGACGCTAGCCTGATTAACCGAGAACTCGAAAAGAAAACCAGCGTCGCAAGTTTCTCTGAGCATCTTGAGCTTCGTTATCAAAGCGATATTCACATCGCTCGTCGACGCCATTTGATACTGTGCATGATATTGGGTGGTTTTACCTTCGGTAGCTTTTCATTCTGGACGATATTTATCAATCCGGATCAGTTCTTATCAGCTAGTCTTCAGATGTTAGGGACCTGTATACCGAGCACTCTATTCGGAGTGTTACTTTTAAGGAGGCTATCAGAGCGCTGGAGAGAATACATCTCCATGGTACCCTCATACACTGGATTTATTGTTGCCTATAATGTTGTAATCAACGGAGAACAACCTGCCTCGGGTGAGCAGTCCCTTTTCATGTTTTGCTGGCCGCTGATGCTGATCTATGTCAATACCTGTATGAAGAGCCCGTTCAAGATTGCGCTGCTTTACAACATATTTTGTCTGGCATTAACAGGCTGGGGTGTACATGCAGCGCCTATCTCCCTTAGCGCTGGGGGGTTAATAATGACCGCTATCGGCTCTTCATCGTTTTTCTCGTTGCTTGGTAACTACTGGTCCAACGCTGAAGCCAGACGAAATTATTTATACTGGCTGCGTGAGGAAACCAGGGCCTTGAGCCTGACCGACGCCAACAGTGATTTACAGCGTCTTTCAGAAACCGATGCATTGACGGGCCTAGCGAATCGTCGGCAAATACAACCGCAGCTCGATGAGCTTACGGCAAAGCACTTGAATGAAGAATCTGAAGGTGCTGTATTATTGATCGATATAGACCACTTTAAACGCTACAATGATCATTATGGACATCTTGTTGGCGATGAATGCCTAAAAACTGTCTCCGCTGCTCTAAGTGGTTGTTTGACCGCGCCTTGTTCAATTGCCCGATTCGGTGGAGAGGAATTTATTGCCGTTTTGCCAGAGACCTCCCATGACGAAGCTCGCAAGATTGCTCACCGCATCTTGCAGACCATACGTGAGCAAGAAATTGCTCACCTGGGACGTACGGACGGCCTGTCCATCATCACCGTCAGCATCGGCTTGGCGCACAGTGCCAGTAGTGAGCTGACTGATGCCACTTCACTTCTGGACCAAGCTGACAAGGCACTGTATCGAGCTAAACGAGCCGGCCGCAATCGCTTGGAGGATACGGGATTCATATTCTCGCTCAACGGCGAGGCTCTGCTCACCCCCGAAGATATACGAGAAGCCTTGGCGACAGAGCAATTCGAACTACACTACCAGCCGCTTTATCAGCTCGAACCGTATCAGCTGATCGGATATGAAAGTCTTATTCGCTGGCGGCATCCGAAGCTCGGAACTGTACCTCCGGACTTGTTCATCGCCATGGCTGAACGCAGCGGATTGATCAACGCCATAGGCGATTGGGTTTTGAATAAAGCATGTCAGCAAGCCAGCCTTTGGCATGATACGGTCCATATATCGGTGAACCTTTCACCCATACAGCTTTTGAATAATAATTTTCCGATGAAGGTAGCAGAGGCATTACTCTATCACGGTCTCGCCGGGCACCGCCTGATACTGGAACTCACCGAGGGCGCTCCCTTGCTTATTGATGACCAGATTGTAAGCACGGTGTTAGGTATCAGGAATCTTGGCGTGCGCTTGGCTTTGGATGATTTCGGCCAGGGCCATGCTAACCTCAGCTATCTTTTGAAGCTTCCATTCCAATCCCTTAAGGTTGATCGGGAGATATTGAGAATGAATGATCAAACCCAACGCGAGCAAGTTCTGGAGGCACTTCTAAAATTAGGGCATGCTCTGGGGCTCAAGGTTTTGGCTGAGGGTGTCGAAACCGCTGAAGATCTAGAATTATTGCACAGACTTGGCTATGACCAAGCTCAAGGTTATTATCTAGGACGTCCTCAACCCGACACATTTTCTTGTAGCGCATTGCCCCCTACGCAGTCGTTGGCTCCTAGTCGTCATCTCCATATGGTGACAATCAAATAA
- a CDS encoding tyrosine-type recombinase/integrase: protein MSTAVVKPQVMAVDFQRSGLIERAQPAERDHVLPAVPDLVQARSDFEAAAIWLEATTDNPKTRRAMRKEAERFLLWARHARDKGLSQIGVMDVRAYLAFLADPQPASVWVSPTKHPRQHPDWRPFAGPLGVSSQRYALVQLGSLYSWMVKAGWLKGNPVALVKKPQAAVDPMIQRLLPVEGIALAFEAIAATKSPLKRARDHFMLSLFYMTGLRTFEATASNMGTLRRSASGHLWLMVDGKRNKRREVPISEALFKELQYYRQAMGLPAEILPGESTPLLMAANSKGKRASHSTVLKAMIDIMTRAAELARERRQYELADRLGEATTHWLRHSCFSHLAQATGDLVMVRSLAGHARLDTTSRYLHAEANQMHNQVSEPLKTPAGC, encoded by the coding sequence ATGAGCACAGCCGTCGTAAAGCCTCAGGTCATGGCCGTGGATTTTCAGCGCAGCGGCTTGATCGAGCGCGCGCAACCGGCCGAGCGCGATCACGTCCTGCCAGCGGTCCCGGACCTGGTCCAGGCCCGTTCCGACTTCGAGGCCGCCGCTATCTGGCTCGAGGCGACCACCGACAACCCCAAGACCCGCCGCGCCATGCGCAAGGAAGCCGAGCGCTTCCTGCTTTGGGCTCGGCACGCGCGCGACAAGGGGCTGTCGCAGATCGGCGTCATGGACGTACGCGCCTACCTCGCATTCCTGGCCGACCCGCAGCCGGCCTCGGTGTGGGTCTCCCCCACCAAACACCCGCGGCAACACCCGGACTGGCGCCCGTTCGCCGGGCCATTGGGCGTCAGTTCACAGCGCTACGCCCTGGTCCAGCTGGGCAGCTTGTACAGCTGGATGGTCAAGGCCGGCTGGCTCAAGGGCAATCCAGTGGCCCTGGTAAAAAAACCGCAGGCAGCGGTTGATCCCATGATCCAGCGGCTGCTGCCGGTGGAGGGCATCGCGCTGGCCTTCGAAGCGATTGCGGCGACCAAAAGTCCGCTCAAGCGCGCGCGGGACCACTTCATGTTGAGCCTCTTTTATATGACGGGCTTGCGCACCTTCGAGGCCACCGCCTCGAACATGGGCACGCTGCGCCGTTCAGCCAGCGGCCATCTGTGGCTGATGGTGGACGGCAAGCGCAACAAGCGGCGCGAGGTGCCGATCTCCGAGGCGCTTTTCAAAGAGCTCCAGTATTACCGGCAGGCCATGGGGCTGCCCGCCGAGATCCTGCCCGGCGAGTCGACGCCCCTGCTGATGGCGGCCAACAGCAAGGGCAAGCGAGCCAGCCACAGCACCGTGCTCAAGGCCATGATCGACATCATGACCCGAGCGGCGGAGCTGGCCCGGGAACGGCGGCAGTACGAACTGGCCGATCGCCTGGGCGAGGCCACCACGCACTGGTTGCGGCATTCGTGCTTCAGTCATCTGGCCCAGGCCACGGGCGATCTGGTCATGGTGCGCTCGCTCGCCGGGCATGCGCGGCTCGACACCACGAGTCGCTATTTACATGCCGAAGCGAACCAGATGCACAACCAGGTTAGTGAGCCTCTCAAGACGCCGGCCGGCTGTTAA